The proteins below come from a single Syntrophales bacterium genomic window:
- a CDS encoding methylenetetrahydrofolate reductase C-terminal domain-containing protein, producing the protein MIIAQPKPLEETRRMITPYQRVLIVGCGTCMTVCDAGGEHEVSYLRNALQVAQARSGNGTHTFSEYTLKRQCDSEFLNLLADKVGDVDAILSLGCGIGVQAIAEHFPDIPVLPGVNTSFMGMAKEWGVWDERCAACGDCRLEETAGICPITRCTKGILNGPCAGTKNGKCEANKDADCAWVLIYKRLERLGQLDKMRRYYPPRNFRTIPRPKRLVSKVNINTGGDNG; encoded by the coding sequence GTGATCATTGCACAGCCAAAACCTTTAGAAGAAACAAGGCGAATGATTACACCTTATCAAAGGGTGCTGATAGTCGGTTGTGGAACCTGCATGACAGTTTGTGATGCTGGTGGCGAACATGAGGTTTCCTATCTCCGGAACGCATTGCAGGTGGCACAGGCGAGGAGTGGAAACGGAACTCATACATTTTCCGAATATACTTTGAAAAGACAATGTGACTCTGAATTCCTGAATCTGCTTGCCGACAAAGTTGGCGACGTGGATGCAATTCTCTCACTGGGTTGTGGCATCGGGGTACAAGCTATAGCCGAACATTTTCCGGATATTCCTGTTTTGCCTGGCGTTAACACATCTTTCATGGGCATGGCTAAAGAGTGGGGGGTCTGGGATGAGCGGTGCGCCGCCTGTGGCGATTGCAGATTGGAAGAGACCGCTGGCATTTGCCCCATTACTAGATGTACCAAGGGGATACTCAACGGTCCCTGCGCCGGCACTAAGAACGGCAAGTGCGAAGCCAACAAAGATGCTGACTGTGCCTGGGTGCTAATTTATAAGCGCCTGGAGAGGTTGGGGCAGTTGGACAAAATGCGCCGATATTACCCTCCGAGAAACTTTCGGACGATTCCTAGACCGAAAAGACTCGTGAGCAAAGTAAATATCAATACAGGAGGGGACAATGGTTAA
- a CDS encoding FAD-dependent oxidoreductase, whose protein sequence is MYSPANGAARDYRAKKSLDHSLMPPCQAACPLHMDVREYVDLVAQGRIMEALQIIRMGNPFPSICAYVCTHPCEDACRRSQVDKSVAIRALKRFAVEFGGDRMVQAEARTTHQEKVAIIGSGPAGLTCAYYLRKLGYPVTIFEAHSELGGMLRVGIPQYRLPRQVLDIEVQRLTQMGVEIRTNTRVVSLDLLFDRGYKANFITIGAHQSLGMGIEGEESTGVIDGATFLREVNLGLKPSLGERIAVVGGGNVAIDVARTAARLGAKKVVILYRRTRVEMPANPEEVEQALEEGIEIMYLVAPIRIKREGGYLSLTCVRMELGEADASGRRRPVPIAGSEFKSEFDALITAIGQAPHTPSDFRVRLGKGSTIQVDPATLTTNRAGVFAGGDAVTGPATVTEALAAGRLAASRIDDYLQHRYPLPGKEVKTLTGDLLPETVEMIRKTSRLEPQILPPEARAKDFAPVELVYDWQTAVNQARRCLRCGIGAEILFQDKCATCLTCLRVCPYHVPHLDAIGAIQIPVDQCQACGICVAECPAKAIVLRKPYDRRQITEELNHALKSAAESKSKPLIVGFCCQYGLFGTGALANLWRGSRAGVWIVPVLCVAKVEAEHILRAFEVGTEGVFIAGCGEQCAREDTADWVCQRVEKVKKTLREIGLEPERVQAFIPDSANAEIANELDKFSGRIGELYLTSVITQEVKK, encoded by the coding sequence ATGTATTCACCGGCAAACGGCGCCGCTCGGGATTATCGAGCGAAGAAATCTCTTGACCACAGCCTCATGCCTCCCTGCCAGGCTGCTTGCCCCTTACATATGGATGTAAGGGAGTACGTTGACCTAGTTGCCCAGGGGAGGATAATGGAGGCGTTACAGATTATAAGAATGGGCAATCCCTTCCCCTCCATCTGTGCCTACGTTTGCACCCATCCCTGTGAGGATGCCTGCCGACGCAGTCAGGTAGACAAATCGGTTGCTATCCGGGCATTGAAGAGATTCGCGGTGGAATTTGGGGGTGACCGGATGGTCCAGGCTGAAGCCAGGACTACACACCAGGAAAAGGTTGCCATCATAGGGTCTGGTCCGGCCGGATTGACGTGTGCCTATTATTTAAGGAAACTCGGTTATCCGGTGACTATCTTCGAAGCTCACTCTGAGTTGGGCGGCATGCTCCGGGTAGGTATTCCTCAGTACCGCCTTCCCCGGCAAGTGCTCGACATTGAAGTGCAAAGGCTGACTCAGATGGGGGTAGAAATCAGGACAAATACGCGAGTGGTTTCCCTAGACCTGCTATTTGACCGGGGCTACAAGGCTAATTTTATAACCATTGGCGCCCATCAGAGCCTTGGAATGGGAATAGAAGGGGAAGAAAGCACGGGGGTGATAGATGGAGCAACCTTTCTCCGTGAAGTAAATCTTGGGCTTAAGCCCTCTCTGGGGGAAAGGATTGCTGTGGTGGGAGGAGGCAATGTAGCTATTGATGTTGCCCGCACAGCGGCTCGGCTCGGCGCAAAAAAGGTGGTTATTCTCTATCGTCGTACCCGGGTGGAAATGCCGGCAAATCCCGAAGAGGTGGAGCAAGCCCTGGAGGAAGGGATAGAGATTATGTATCTGGTCGCACCGATCAGGATAAAAAGGGAAGGCGGGTACTTAAGCCTAACCTGCGTAAGAATGGAGCTTGGCGAAGCGGACGCCAGCGGCAGGCGTCGCCCCGTGCCGATTGCGGGTAGTGAGTTCAAGAGTGAATTTGATGCTCTAATTACGGCAATTGGACAAGCACCTCATACCCCAAGTGATTTTCGTGTTCGTCTAGGTAAAGGTAGCACTATTCAGGTTGACCCAGCCACGCTAACTACCAACAGAGCCGGAGTCTTCGCCGGGGGAGATGCTGTAACTGGACCAGCGACGGTAACTGAGGCATTAGCTGCCGGTAGGTTGGCTGCCTCTCGTATTGACGATTATCTCCAGCACAGGTATCCACTACCTGGCAAAGAGGTGAAAACCCTGACAGGTGACCTCCTGCCCGAAACGGTGGAAATGATTAGAAAAACAAGCCGACTTGAGCCGCAAATTCTTCCTCCTGAAGCGAGGGCGAAGGACTTCGCGCCGGTGGAGCTCGTCTACGACTGGCAAACTGCAGTCAATCAAGCGAGAAGATGTCTGCGGTGTGGCATAGGCGCCGAAATCCTGTTTCAAGATAAGTGCGCCACTTGTCTGACCTGCCTGCGGGTTTGTCCGTATCACGTGCCTCATTTGGATGCTATTGGCGCAATCCAGATACCGGTCGACCAGTGTCAAGCCTGCGGTATCTGTGTGGCTGAGTGTCCAGCCAAGGCGATAGTTCTGAGAAAACCATATGACCGGCGACAAATCACTGAGGAGCTAAATCATGCCCTTAAGTCTGCGGCGGAATCAAAGTCGAAGCCTCTCATTGTTGGTTTCTGCTGTCAGTATGGGCTGTTTGGTACCGGCGCTCTAGCCAACCTATGGAGGGGATCCAGAGCTGGCGTCTGGATTGTGCCTGTTCTTTGTGTAGCTAAGGTAGAAGCCGAGCACATATTGCGCGCCTTTGAGGTGGGTACGGAGGGAGTTTTCATCGCCGGGTGCGGGGAACAGTGTGCCCGGGAAGACACTGCCGATTGGGTTTGCCAGCGTGTTGAAAAGGTTAAGAAAACACTAAGGGAGATCGGTCTTGAACCGGAGCGCGTGCAGGCTTTTATCCCTGATAGTGCCAATGCCGAAATCGCCAATGAACTGGATAAATTCTCTGGGCGAATAGGCGAACTATATTTAACCTCAGTAATAACGCAGGAGGTGAAAAAGTGA
- a CDS encoding GAF domain-containing protein yields MNEMATQRTAENTSLDMTLQDVVDSVEDELLVIDSEYRVRFANSTVRDRLKKGEESPIGRLCYEAFHDRDKPCSAPLWGCQLRKVLESGSMTTVIHPAQTHGADVYLKITAYPLCDSQGNLNAIVELRRNVTAERELETQILRRHHQLLALSRISSAVSGLQDLDTILRIALDNVLEIINGAIGRILLLDEKTQTLHHRVQRGLSDRYIEGVRISLGEGIAGRVAQTGEPTFLEDISKNRRTANPDLISAEGLKGFVSIPLKAKDKVVGVMNIASHTAGRFGTDDVSLLNSIGDYLGTTIEQARLYERLARVGERYKVLLKHALTAQEQERKRVARELHDETAQSLTSLTLSLQAIIGMAEMKGIRDAEFMEKLRTVHSYAVHAGNEIVKLMKELRPTLLDELGMAAAIHRYAKDTLQPQGIDVSVEFKGTDRRFQPEVEVTLFRIAQGAIGNILEHSGAKNVLIKLECNDKECVLNIRDDGKGFDVSKLTRVDPSGRGAGLFTMRERTSLVGGTGYVESKPGQGTTVIAKVPLVRDIADEEDEGTDSR; encoded by the coding sequence ATGAATGAAATGGCGACTCAACGAACCGCTGAAAATACAAGTCTGGATATGACCCTGCAAGACGTAGTAGATAGCGTAGAAGATGAGCTTCTGGTCATTGACAGTGAGTACCGGGTCAGGTTCGCTAATTCAACGGTGCGAGACAGATTGAAAAAAGGAGAGGAGTCGCCCATCGGCAGGCTTTGCTATGAGGCTTTTCATGACCGGGACAAGCCATGCAGTGCACCTTTATGGGGCTGTCAACTTAGAAAGGTCTTGGAAAGCGGCAGCATGACGACAGTTATTCATCCTGCCCAAACACACGGAGCTGACGTGTATCTCAAGATTACCGCCTATCCTCTGTGTGATAGTCAGGGCAACCTTAATGCAATAGTCGAGCTGAGGAGGAACGTTACTGCAGAAAGGGAACTAGAGACCCAGATCTTGAGGCGACATCACCAGCTCTTGGCATTGAGTCGTATTTCAAGTGCTGTGAGCGGGCTACAGGATTTGGATACTATCCTGAGGATTGCGCTGGATAATGTGCTGGAGATCATTAACGGCGCCATTGGAAGAATTCTACTCTTGGATGAAAAGACTCAAACTCTGCATCATCGTGTACAACGCGGCTTGTCAGATAGGTATATCGAAGGCGTACGGATATCCTTGGGCGAGGGGATAGCCGGAAGAGTCGCCCAAACTGGCGAACCCACTTTTCTGGAGGACATCTCCAAAAACCGGCGCACTGCTAATCCCGATCTGATAAGTGCGGAGGGCCTTAAGGGATTCGTTAGCATTCCGTTAAAGGCAAAGGATAAGGTAGTGGGTGTAATGAATATTGCCAGCCATACAGCTGGGCGGTTTGGCACGGATGATGTTTCCCTCCTTAATTCCATTGGCGACTATCTCGGCACTACAATTGAGCAAGCCAGATTATACGAACGACTGGCAAGAGTAGGAGAAAGATATAAAGTCCTTCTTAAACATGCGCTGACTGCTCAGGAGCAAGAGCGAAAAAGGGTAGCTCGGGAACTACATGATGAGACTGCCCAATCGCTCACTAGCTTGACCTTAAGCCTACAGGCGATTATAGGAATGGCTGAGATGAAAGGCATCAGAGACGCTGAGTTTATGGAGAAGCTTAGGACGGTACACTCCTATGCGGTCCATGCTGGCAATGAGATAGTAAAGCTCATGAAAGAACTCCGTCCCACCTTGTTGGACGAACTGGGGATGGCAGCGGCAATTCACCGTTATGCTAAGGACACCCTTCAACCTCAAGGTATTGATGTATCTGTAGAATTCAAAGGCACCGATCGGCGCTTCCAGCCTGAAGTTGAAGTAACGCTCTTCCGTATCGCTCAGGGAGCAATAGGCAATATTCTGGAGCACTCGGGGGCAAAGAATGTCCTAATCAAACTAGAGTGTAACGACAAAGAATGTGTATTAAATATTAGGGATGACGGTAAGGGTTTTGATGTCAGTAAGCTCACGCGGGTGGACCCCAGCGGGCGAGGGGCGGGTTTATTCACCATGAGAGAGAGAACAAGCTTGGTGGGTGGCACTGGTTATGTTGAGTCCAAGCCGGGACAAGGGACGACGGTTATAGCCAAGGTTCCATTGGTGAGGGATATCGCAGATGAAGAAGATGAGGGTACTGATAGTCGCTGA